The following proteins come from a genomic window of Mariniflexile sp. TRM1-10:
- a CDS encoding TolC family protein, with product MKNKEDKMMPIYIFKMKNSFFILVLTLLVFTTSFSQSKKWTLEDCVNHALENNITIQQGENALLTDEQNIIAAKGNFLPGVSASAGHNVGVGTQRIDIGNTQVIVDRTSHSSSFGVGASQTVFNGFRLTNLYKQSKLNLETSQLELNRIKDDISLNVVNAYLNVLFNKENLATAKAQYEFSDKQLVQVKSLVDAGVQPRANIYDIEATLSADAQSVTIAENNVTLALLTLSQLLQVPFEGFDVEVINIESPSEALLYTNVAPVLNFALENRNEIKIAEKNIENAQLNTEISKSGYLPSVSIGYGFNTNAFYTNLTQNEDAFLEQLNNQKSHSFNLNVNIPIFSRFQNKTAVAKSRIQEENSKLNLEQAKLDLESNIQRAFTDAQAAFKAFEAAKKSLAAQKLSFENSQERFNIGSMTSFELDQARIRLINAQASLINAKYDFVFKTKVLDFYMGKSLTN from the coding sequence ATGAAGAACAAGGAAGATAAAATGATGCCTATTTATATATTTAAAATGAAAAACAGCTTTTTTATACTCGTATTAACACTTTTGGTTTTTACAACCTCTTTTTCACAAAGTAAAAAATGGACATTGGAAGATTGTGTAAACCATGCGCTAGAAAATAATATTACAATACAACAAGGTGAAAATGCTTTACTTACCGACGAACAAAATATTATCGCAGCCAAAGGTAACTTTTTACCAGGAGTTAGTGCCAGTGCGGGGCATAATGTCGGTGTTGGTACGCAGCGTATAGATATTGGTAACACCCAAGTGATTGTAGATAGAACATCACATAGTTCTAGTTTTGGAGTTGGAGCAAGTCAAACGGTATTTAACGGGTTTAGGTTAACAAATCTCTACAAACAATCAAAATTAAATCTAGAAACGAGTCAATTAGAGTTGAATAGAATTAAAGATGACATATCTTTAAACGTAGTAAATGCCTATTTGAACGTGTTGTTTAACAAAGAAAATTTAGCCACTGCCAAAGCACAGTATGAGTTTAGTGATAAGCAATTAGTGCAAGTTAAAAGTTTGGTTGATGCTGGCGTACAACCTAGAGCAAATATTTATGATATCGAAGCTACATTAAGTGCCGATGCACAAAGTGTAACCATAGCCGAGAATAACGTAACCTTGGCGTTATTAACCTTATCACAATTACTACAAGTGCCTTTCGAAGGGTTTGATGTTGAAGTTATTAATATAGAAAGTCCATCGGAAGCATTATTATATACTAACGTTGCACCAGTTTTAAATTTTGCTTTAGAAAATAGAAATGAGATTAAAATTGCCGAAAAAAACATCGAAAATGCACAGTTAAATACCGAAATTTCTAAAAGTGGCTACTTACCAAGTGTGTCAATAGGATATGGTTTTAATACCAATGCGTTTTATACAAATTTAACTCAAAATGAAGATGCTTTTTTAGAACAGTTAAACAATCAAAAGTCGCATAGTTTTAATTTGAATGTAAATATTCCCATTTTTTCAAGATTTCAAAATAAAACAGCCGTAGCAAAATCCAGAATACAGGAAGAAAACAGTAAGCTTAATTTAGAGCAAGCAAAATTAGATTTAGAGTCTAATATACAACGCGCATTTACCGATGCGCAAGCGGCATTTAAAGCTTTTGAAGCTGCAAAAAAATCGTTGGCAGCTCAAAAATTATCATTTGAAAATTCACAGGAGCGTTTTAATATTGGAAGTATGACGTCTTTTGAACTAGACCAAGCCCGCATACGTTTAATAAATGCCCAAGCATCTTTAATAAATGCTAAGTATGATTTTGTTTTTAAGACAAAAGTTTTAGACTTTTACATGGGAAAATCTTTAACTAATTAA
- the tsaB gene encoding tRNA (adenosine(37)-N6)-threonylcarbamoyltransferase complex dimerization subunit type 1 TsaB, giving the protein MALILNIETATTNCSVSLSKEGKTLFLKEDNSKNYSHAESLHVFIDAVLKEGGITSKALDAIAISKGPGSYTGLRIGVSAAKGLCFALDKPLISVPTLEALAHQVDCNDGIIVPMLDARRLEVYAAIFNSNYKEIRETEAQILDENAFVEYLYKGNVYFVGNGVEKTKAIINHPNAVFIEDKLPSASEMSMLAYTKYKISDFEDVAYFEPYYLKDFVALKSNKN; this is encoded by the coding sequence GTGGCTTTAATACTTAATATTGAAACAGCAACAACCAATTGTTCGGTATCACTTTCAAAAGAAGGAAAAACACTGTTTTTAAAAGAAGATAACAGTAAAAACTATTCGCATGCCGAAAGCTTACATGTGTTTATTGATGCTGTTTTAAAAGAAGGAGGCATCACTTCAAAAGCGTTGGATGCGATAGCTATTAGTAAAGGTCCTGGTTCTTATACAGGGTTACGCATCGGTGTATCGGCAGCTAAAGGACTTTGTTTTGCCTTAGATAAACCCTTAATTTCTGTGCCAACTTTAGAAGCCTTAGCGCATCAGGTAGATTGTAATGATGGTATTATAGTCCCCATGTTAGATGCCAGACGTTTGGAAGTATATGCAGCAATTTTTAATTCAAATTATAAAGAAATTAGAGAAACCGAAGCGCAAATTTTAGATGAAAACGCTTTTGTAGAATATTTATATAAAGGCAACGTGTATTTTGTCGGTAATGGTGTTGAAAAAACAAAAGCCATAATCAATCACCCCAACGCTGTTTTTATTGAAGATAAATTACCATCGGCAAGCGAGATGAGTATGTTGGCTTATACTAAATACAAAATAAGCGACTTTGAAGATGTCGCTTATTTTGAGCCCTATTATTTAAAAGATTTTGTGGCTTTAAAATCCAATAAGAACTAA
- a CDS encoding mechanosensitive ion channel family protein yields the protein MKFENIDTEKWIELAIEYGLKIIGAIAIWIIGSWIIKKILKATRKVMTKSSYEESLQKFLINLLSWGLKILLIITLLGTLGVPTTSFAAIIAAAGLAIGLALQGSLGNFAGGVLIMIFKPFKIGDVIEAQGEIGAVKQIEIFTTKLIGLSNKEIIIPNGALSNGNIVNYTTEGTRRVDLVFGVGYDSNIKITKEVLMTVLTTHPKVLQTPEPTVNVLALADSSVNFAVRPWCNAEDYWTVYFEVTENVKEALDAAGIEIPYPHQVEIKKNA from the coding sequence ATGAAATTTGAAAACATTGACACTGAAAAGTGGATTGAATTAGCAATTGAATATGGACTAAAAATAATTGGCGCCATTGCCATTTGGATTATTGGCTCGTGGATAATTAAAAAAATCCTGAAGGCAACCCGAAAAGTAATGACAAAAAGTAGTTATGAGGAAAGTCTTCAAAAGTTTCTAATAAACCTTCTTAGTTGGGGATTAAAAATATTGCTGATCATTACCCTTTTAGGCACTTTAGGTGTACCCACTACCTCGTTTGCTGCCATTATTGCCGCAGCAGGTTTGGCTATTGGTTTGGCGCTTCAAGGTTCTTTAGGAAATTTTGCCGGTGGTGTTCTAATTATGATCTTCAAACCCTTTAAAATAGGTGATGTTATTGAAGCCCAAGGCGAAATTGGTGCCGTAAAACAAATTGAAATATTTACCACAAAATTAATTGGGCTCTCCAACAAGGAAATAATCATTCCCAATGGAGCTTTATCTAACGGAAACATTGTTAATTACACTACAGAAGGAACACGACGTGTCGATCTCGTTTTTGGTGTTGGTTACGATTCCAATATTAAGATAACCAAAGAGGTTTTAATGACTGTTTTAACAACGCATCCTAAAGTATTACAAACCCCGGAACCTACCGTAAATGTATTAGCTCTGGCAGATAGCTCGGTAAATTTTGCCGTAAGACCTTGGTGCAATGCGGAAGACTATTGGACCGTTTACTTTGAAGTGACCGAAAACGTAAAAGAAGCGCTTGATGCTGCTGGTATTGAAATTCCGTACCCACATCAAGTTGAAATTAAAAAGAATGCTTAA
- a CDS encoding DUF1304 domain-containing protein: MTLLTTILIVFVALEHFYFLILEMFLWTTPKGIKTFGLKSKNFADDTKVLAANQGLYNGFLAAGLIFSIIQKDIQIAVFFLICVIIAGIYGSYSTKQIKLFYAQAVPAIVALISCFI; the protein is encoded by the coding sequence ATGACCCTTTTAACAACCATTTTAATTGTTTTTGTTGCGCTAGAGCACTTCTATTTTTTAATATTGGAAATGTTTTTATGGACCACCCCAAAAGGCATTAAAACCTTCGGATTAAAATCTAAAAATTTTGCCGATGACACCAAAGTATTAGCAGCCAACCAAGGTTTATATAATGGTTTTTTGGCCGCTGGCCTGATATTTTCAATCATTCAAAAAGACATCCAAATAGCTGTTTTTTTTCTAATTTGCGTAATTATCGCAGGTATTTATGGGTCTTATTCCACAAAACAGATAAAACTATTTTACGCACAAGCAGTTCCTGCCATCGTCGCTTTGATTAGCTGCTTTATATAA
- a CDS encoding dodecin family protein, protein MSVLKVIEILSDSTESWEDATRKAIKHASKSVKNIRSVYVQDQSATVKDGEITAFRVNLKITFEVN, encoded by the coding sequence ATGTCTGTATTGAAAGTTATTGAAATTTTATCTGACTCTACCGAAAGCTGGGAAGATGCGACTAGAAAAGCTATAAAGCACGCCTCAAAAAGCGTTAAAAACATTCGATCAGTTTACGTACAAGACCAAAGCGCCACTGTAAAAGATGGTGAAATAACAGCGTTTAGAGTAAACCTAAAGATTACTTTTGAAGTAAATTAA
- a CDS encoding NifU family protein: MNTFKVSVRETSNNAIIKFELNAFITKHQSFEFDNIDEAKASPLAQQLFYLPFVKKVYISGNFIAVERYGIVEWSDVQDEVAEQIEAYLNDGGIVIEETAQAKKVPVTVYAESTPNPSVMKFVANKKIVTALFEFTSIDEAKLSPLATELFHFPFVKSVFIDENYVSITKYDMAEWQDITIELREFIRSYIENGKDVVLPNAAETLKKSTTQLDTQYESLDDTSKEIINILEEYVKPAVASDGGNIQFISYDSESKNVSVMLQGACSGCPSSTYTLKSGIENMLKEMLKGKVETVEAING; encoded by the coding sequence ATGAATACTTTCAAGGTTTCTGTACGGGAAACATCAAATAACGCCATCATTAAATTCGAACTAAATGCTTTTATAACCAAGCATCAAAGTTTTGAATTTGACAATATAGATGAAGCTAAAGCATCGCCTTTAGCGCAACAATTATTCTACCTGCCTTTTGTAAAAAAGGTATATATCTCTGGTAATTTTATTGCTGTAGAACGTTACGGCATTGTAGAGTGGAGCGATGTTCAAGACGAAGTGGCCGAACAAATTGAAGCCTACTTAAACGATGGTGGCATTGTGATTGAAGAAACTGCCCAAGCCAAGAAAGTCCCTGTTACTGTTTATGCCGAAAGTACGCCAAACCCTTCGGTAATGAAGTTTGTGGCTAACAAAAAGATAGTAACGGCTCTTTTTGAATTCACATCTATAGACGAAGCAAAATTGTCGCCATTAGCTACAGAGCTATTTCATTTTCCGTTTGTAAAAAGTGTTTTTATTGACGAAAACTATGTGTCTATTACAAAATATGACATGGCAGAATGGCAAGATATTACTATCGAGCTACGTGAGTTTATTAGAAGCTACATTGAAAACGGTAAAGATGTCGTATTACCAAATGCTGCAGAAACTTTAAAAAAATCGACTACACAATTAGATACGCAATATGAATCATTGGATGATACTTCTAAAGAAATCATTAATATTTTAGAAGAATATGTTAAACCTGCTGTTGCGAGTGATGGTGGCAACATTCAATTCATATCGTATGATTCCGAAAGCAAAAACGTAAGTGTGATGTTGCAAGGCGCTTGCAGTGGCTGTCCATCTTCAACTTATACCCTAAAAAGCGGTATTGAAAATATGCTAAAGGAAATGCTAAAAGGCAAGGTTGAAACAGTTGAAGCCATAAACGGTTAG
- a CDS encoding PorP/SprF family type IX secretion system membrane protein, with protein MKLKNIFMVAVSVLFAYSVNSQEGLPIYTDYLTDNYYLIHPSMAGIANCSKIRLTARQQWFGHEDAPKLLTLSMNGRIGDSPSAIGGILYTDNNGYHSQSGAYATYAHHIMFSRTETDLNMLSFGLSAGFIQYKLDETSFLFDGPDPIIDGVVQNETNFNIDLGVSYHFLDFYAHGTVKNVLKNAGVNNDIEITSNLRRYLISVGSVFSKYGSEWSYEPSLMFQYKDGTQEASLDINAKAYKEMEFGKIWGGLSYRTSLDGAEYQTSSGAVDSQKLQQITPILGVNYNEFMFAYTYTYQSNSVVYANGGFHQLTLGYNFNCRRERYDCRCPAVN; from the coding sequence ATGAAGTTAAAAAATATTTTCATGGTAGCAGTAAGCGTTTTGTTCGCTTATAGTGTAAATTCGCAAGAAGGCTTACCGATATATACCGATTACCTCACCGATAATTATTATTTAATTCATCCGTCGATGGCGGGTATTGCTAACTGTTCCAAGATTAGGTTAACGGCACGCCAGCAATGGTTTGGGCATGAAGATGCGCCCAAGCTTTTAACATTAAGCATGAATGGACGCATTGGAGATTCGCCCTCTGCCATTGGAGGTATTTTGTACACCGATAACAACGGGTACCATTCGCAATCTGGCGCTTATGCAACCTATGCACATCACATTATGTTTTCTAGAACGGAAACCGATTTAAATATGCTCTCTTTTGGTTTGAGTGCCGGGTTTATTCAGTATAAATTAGATGAAACTTCTTTTTTGTTTGATGGACCAGACCCTATAATAGATGGCGTTGTGCAGAACGAGACTAACTTCAATATAGACTTAGGAGTGTCATACCATTTTTTAGATTTTTATGCACATGGCACCGTGAAAAATGTGTTGAAGAATGCTGGAGTTAATAACGATATTGAAATAACAAGCAATTTAAGACGCTATTTAATTTCTGTAGGTAGTGTATTTAGTAAATACGGAAGCGAATGGAGTTACGAACCTTCTTTAATGTTTCAGTATAAAGATGGCACTCAAGAAGCATCTTTAGATATTAATGCCAAGGCATACAAAGAAATGGAATTTGGTAAAATTTGGGGTGGTTTATCCTATAGAACAAGTTTGGATGGTGCCGAATACCAAACCAGTTCTGGAGCAGTAGATAGTCAAAAACTACAACAGATAACCCCCATTTTAGGAGTGAATTATAATGAATTTATGTTTGCTTATACTTATACCTATCAATCTAATTCTGTGGTGTATGCCAATGGCGGTTTTCATCAATTAACCTTAGGCTATAATTTTAATTGCAGACGCGAACGTTACGATTGTAGATGTCCTGCGGTGAATTGA